The genomic DNA TTAAGCAGATTCATATTCACCTCGGTGAGATGAGGAATGTCCATGTCATGGAGCAGGTTATGAAATCAATCGCTAAACTGGTTAAAATCTATCCTTCGATAGAAAGTATTAACTTAGGCGGGGGCTTGACTTATTTATATTCTGACCAGGATGAAGCTAAGAACGTATGGAAAATGGTTGCGACTTATATGGAGGATATACAGTGTACTCTAGGACGTTCAATAAAATTGATGGTTGAGCCCGGGATGTTGTTGATGGCAATGTGTGGGTATCTGCTTTCGAGTGTAAGGTCATCAGATTGGGGCAATGACAGCAGGAACGTTACGCTTGATGCTTCGGCATGGAATCTAATGTACTGGTCATATCCGGTTTTGGTTAAGGCTTATACCCAAAATGTTGAAGAAGAGATTCATACATTGTATGGAAATACTTGCTATGAAAAAGATATCTTTATACAGTCCAGTATAAATCCTCGTCTGGAAACAGGTGATCGGGTCCTATTAGCACCAGCAGGTGCATATGTCACTAGCATGGCAAGAAATATGCATGGTTTTCCAGTCCCAATGGAATTTATTCTAGTGGATGACGAAATCTATAAGACAGGAGACGATTATGCAAACCACTCTAAAATCCAGACGCTCCCTTACCAATGAAATAGAGCAATTATTGAAAGTGTATGAATCTTTTAGTATACAGGAACATCCTCATCCAAACCGCTTGAGCAGGTGGTTGGACGATATGCATTTAATGAGAGCGGAAGGGCGATGGAGTCTGAAAGCTGAAAGGGAGATAGAGGAACGCTCAATGGAATTAAGAAGAATTTGGATAGAGTATGCACAGTCGTACAGCAATTTTCACTTGAAGTCCCCACCATTAAATACGATGAAAATTTTACCCTCTAATAATAAAATTGACTTTAGCTATGAAAGGAATATTCAGGCCAATCTTCTTGAAGAAAGAAGCGGCCAATACCGGTCTCAACATGACCTGTGGAATAGTGATCATGTAATGTTCTCCAGTGGTATGGCGAGTATTTCAACTTTCATGCAGAGTTACTTGGGGATGTTTAAGCCTTCTATCGATAAGCCCTTAACTATTCTCTCTTGGAGTGATTATTTTGAAACGCGGGTCATGATGGATTTATACAGTAGGGATTCAGTTCACTATTATCCTTGTAAAAGTCAGGAAGAACTAGAGTCCTATATAACTATAGGGGACATCTTCTTCATAGAGCCAGTTCGATATAACTGGGATCTTGAGGTATTGAATTTGGAAACGTTTCTATCTCAACTAAAAGCTCTTCATCCAGATAAGATTAGCGTTCTTGTAATGGACACGACGTTGATTGGTGATACCCTTGATATGAGTGGAATACTAGAATTTTGCAGTCAAGTCCCTAATCTCATTATTGTTCAAATTCACTCCTGTCTAAAACTGGATCAACAAGGGTTTGAATACTCCAATGCAGGATTACTAAGTATTTACACGACAAAACGGGGGAACCTTCCCGAAGCTAAGGAGTTTGGTCAATATATTAGAAAAGTAAGGACGATTCTTGGAACAGGCTTAGGGTTAGAAGAAATAGCCCTCCTTGAT from Rossellomorea marisflavi includes the following:
- a CDS encoding diaminopimelate decarboxylase family protein; amino-acid sequence: MSIAPRIPSLLLNEDINLPTPSIIYDVAAIKHVIQSLLNDIRVIPEATLLYSVKANRNPTILRLLADMGLGVDVASIEELQAVKKAGFEIIHATSPSFSADEIKMLREAGIFPDFNSLSQLELARIELGSLEEVGLRVKFPLLLSEEEGETTFGEGSRFGINLFEPSIKSYLIKHQIEVKQIHIHLGEMRNVHVMEQVMKSIAKLVKIYPSIESINLGGGLTYLYSDQDEAKNVWKMVATYMEDIQCTLGRSIKLMVEPGMLLMAMCGYLLSSVRSSDWGNDSRNVTLDASAWNLMYWSYPVLVKAYTQNVEEEIHTLYGNTCYEKDIFIQSSINPRLETGDRVLLAPAGAYVTSMARNMHGFPVPMEFILVDDEIYKTGDDYANHSKIQTLPYQ